In one window of Paraburkholderia phymatum STM815 DNA:
- a CDS encoding head-tail joining protein — MPVDWNAEVIGPLMGVFGEPVTYRPLAGGSLSITGVFDNAYLKEVMFEDATSGVTEVSAVLGVQLSQFPSDPMQNDQLSVASVNTTFLVREVRVDSRGGAKLLLSKVSSP, encoded by the coding sequence ATGCCTGTCGACTGGAATGCCGAGGTCATCGGCCCGCTGATGGGTGTCTTCGGCGAGCCGGTCACCTATCGTCCACTCGCCGGCGGATCGCTCTCGATCACCGGCGTGTTCGACAACGCGTATCTCAAGGAGGTGATGTTTGAGGACGCGACGTCGGGTGTGACCGAGGTGTCGGCGGTCCTCGGCGTCCAGTTGTCGCAATTTCCTTCGGATCCCATGCAAAACGATCAGCTCTCGGTGGCGAGCGTCAATACGACGTTCCTCGTTCGGGAGGTACGTGTGGATAGCCGAGGCGGTGCAAAGCTGCTGCTTAGCAAGGTGAGTTCGCCATGA
- a CDS encoding DUF2635 domain-containing protein, translating into MRIKPAPGLSVRDPVTKQLLPADGIEVPDGDIFWTRCLNDRDVVLVDEPASQTPARSK; encoded by the coding sequence ATGCGCATCAAACCAGCACCGGGCCTGTCCGTACGGGACCCGGTGACGAAGCAATTGCTTCCCGCCGATGGCATTGAGGTGCCCGACGGTGACATTTTCTGGACCCGTTGCCTGAACGACCGCGACGTGGTTCTCGTCGATGAACCCGCGTCGCAGACGCCCGCCCGGAGCAAGTGA